One window from the genome of Yamadazyma tenuis chromosome 7, complete sequence encodes:
- the SFH1 gene encoding Chromatin structure remodeling complex protein sfh1 (COG:B,K; EggNog:ENOG503NX1J), which translates to MGSAAINNRTYFPQALASGLASRVNKDSDSALITTTVPTTRNRRQVNYSEYDRGEDDFDDDFSPSSTSNQQSNNQSNESAVNKIILKPVRVPKYPSDLDSEENLKEVKNSDDVLVPIRLSIDYNGGNSKYQDCFMWNLNQTLISPEEFASIAATDLELPTSVHSVMVESIKKQIEEYKQYSNLQLPSNMEYHVIINLAVSLGKILYEDRFEWDLTQTDVSPEMFADIVVADMGLSLEFKPAIATSLHEVISRLKREIIEGKNHELEKYQQLSGLIFERGIRISTESSVNNGNDHWEPIVEILTPEEITRREVERQRSSRRKNRENLKGVSGKRKFDEVESSWRSY; encoded by the coding sequence ATGGGTTCCGCTGCAATCAATAATAGAACATACTTTCCCCAAGCTTTGGCCAGTGGATTGGCATCTAGAGTCAATAAGGACCTGGATAGTGCCTTGATAACCACCACTGTTCCCACCACCAGGAACAGAAGACAAGTCAACTACTCGGAATACGACAGAGGTGAAGATGACTTCGACGATGACTTTTCCCCATCACTGACTTCCAATCAGCAATCCAACAATCAGTCAAATGAAAGTGCTGTCAATAAGATCATACTAAAACCAGTCAGGGTTCCAAAATATCCATCAGATCTTGACAGTGAAGAAAACTTAAAAGAAGTTAAGAATCTGGATGATGTGTTGGTTCCCATAAGACTAAGTATTGATTATAATGGAGGAAACTCAAAGTACCAAGATTGCTTTATGTGGAACTTAAACCAAACCTTAATTCTGCCTGAAGAATTTGCTAGCATTGCTGCTACTGACCTTGAACTCCCAACGTCCGTTCATTCGGTAATGGTAGAATCCATCAAAAAGCAGATTGAAGAATACAAGCAATATTCCAACTTGCAACTACCATCGAACATGGAGTATCatgtcatcatcaatttggCTGTGAGTTTGGGTAAAATATTATATGAAGATAGATTTGAATGGGACTTGACCCAAACCGATGTCAGTCCAGAAATGTTTGCTGACATAGTGGTGGCGGATATGGGATTATCATTGGAATTCAAGCCCGCCATTGCAACTTCTCTACATGAAGTTATCTCTAGGTTGAAGAGAGAGATTATAGAAGGAAAGAACCACGAACTCGAAAAATACCAACAATTGAGCGGATTGATTTTTGAAAGAGGTATCAGAATATCAACTGAAAGCAGTGTCAATAATGGTAACGACCATTGGGAGCCTATTGTTGAAATTTTAACACCAGAAGAGATCACCAGACGTGAAGTTGAGAGGCAGAGAAGCTCTAGAAGAAAAAACAGGGAAAATTTAAAAGGAGTTTCTGGCAAGAGAAAGTTTGACGAAGTCGAGAGCTCGTGGAGGTCATATTAA
- the TAD3 gene encoding tRNA-specific adenosine deaminase subunit tad3 (EggNog:ENOG503NW8T; COG:A), with translation MAKIKDVDHPHIDFEKAVIYGKLKQIKYSKINNVDANIPRLTSVWCCRLKPQQTKAFVKFIRECITPYEPQTFTHIKRLKKIGTGKDFRLDGILCSSSLFTTKDQILELIHEYSDPEISEMTSDQINEVKIPSNIPTTREISLEWSEKFWPMSWRGDPNAQFLKEVKFDIVKEKQMIRKLLDVLETATEEIESKKPTLPVATIVVNPNNEEIVSTSFDCRLAHPLHHSVMLAIEQVAQNEKKSRLQKSAHSVEFDSGYLLNGLVVYTTHEPCVMCSMGLVHSRIKRVIYLQPMKSGGLETNYQLGDRDDLNWNFETWRWLEEEDLKKLHEIERKYKTFDQEVNV, from the coding sequence ATGGCTAAAATAAAAGATGTTGACCACCCCCAtattgactttgaaaaagctGTGATATACGGGAAACTTAAACAAATCAAGTATTCCAAGATAAATAACGTCGATGCCAATATTCCAAGACTTACAAGCGTTTGGTGCTGTCGGCTAAAACCTCAACAAACAAAAGCttttgtcaagttcatcagAGAGTGCATTACCCCATACGAACCCCAAACATTCACGCATATTAAACGATTAAAGAAAATTGGAACGGGGAAAGACTTCCGCTTAGATGGGATACTATGTTCATCTTCTCTATTCACCACGAAagatcaaattcttgaactcattCATGAGTACTCTGACCCTGAGATTAGTGAAATGACATCTGATCAAATCAACGAAGTCAAAATTCCTTCTAATATCCCAACCACTCGAGAGATATCCTTAGAATGGTCGGAAAAGTTTTGGCCAATGTCCTGGAGAGGAGATCCTAATGCCCAATTTCTCAAAGAAGTGAAGTTCGATATAGTGAAAGAGAAACAAATGATTAGAAAATTATTAGATGTCCTTGAAACGGCCACAGAAGAAATCGAATCCAAAAAACCCACCCTTCCAGTCGCTACAATTGTGGTTAATCCTAACAATGAAGAGATCGTATCTACCAGCTTCGACTGCCGACTTGCACATCCATTGCATCATAGCGTAATGTTGGCTATCGAGCAGGTAGCACAAAATGAAAAGAAAAGTAGACTTCAGAAAAGTGCACACTCAGTTGAGTTTGACTCGGGTTATCTATTGAATGGCTTGGTTGTGTATACTACCCATGAACCTTGTGTGATGTGCTCAATGGGCTTGGTTCATTCACGAATCAAAAGAGTTAtatatttgcaaccaatGAAATCAGGGGGCCTTGAAACTAACTACCAATTAGGTGATAGAGATGACTTGAATTGGAATTTCGAAACCTGGAGGTGGTTAGAAGaggaagatttgaagaagttgcaTGAAATCGAAAGAAAGTACAAGACATTCGACCAAGAGGTCAATGTATAA